A window of the Sphingomonas piscis genome harbors these coding sequences:
- the prsK gene encoding XrtA/PEP-CTERM system histidine kinase PrsK produces the protein MAALIILWSHALAAAAFAALILWRLGVGSAGRQRLLLGALAITACWCWISGLYAGSALSSYAETARNLIWVSLLYSLSARSDERQHGARLVYAAVAAVFGFQCVADALVLVTQSQTSWETAILLRMTAAAGGLVLVHNLYGQAAPTSRTSLRPMMLGLALLWAYDLNLYTVSYLKSSLSGTLIEWRGLALALTSPLFALGARNEDGSRVRLSRAATFQSLSLLAICAYFAVMAVLATATRNSGFDLSGALLIATLAALTVAGMVLLPSARARSWAKVKIAKHLFEHRYDYRTEWLRFTETLGSAGHDAPRMGERVARALADILEAPAALLLTADGAGNLAGSSSWQWDGATPPLAAGPTGAGFWERMESSGRIVEFDALRGGWAEPPEKALATPAWILEDRSIWVGVPLIHHGKLAGLVLLAAPDYRRPLDWEDFDLLRTAGRQAASSLAEAHGQEALSTAQRFEEFNRRFAFILHDVKNLVSQLSLLTRNAERHADNAEFRADMIATLKSSVGKMNDLLARLSPQAGQRPLRPEPQPLGPVLTAAIAAKRRAHDVRLHGDGNVWAQVDAAALEQAVGHLLQNAVEASPLTEPVSLRVTDRGDEIEVAITDKGCGMDGDFIRNRLFKPFASTKASGFGIGTFEARSLILAMGGRIAVDSRPGQGTTFAILLPAAPAAAEPERKIA, from the coding sequence TGGTGTCGGCAGCGCAGGCCGTCAGCGCCTGCTGCTCGGCGCCTTGGCAATCACCGCCTGCTGGTGCTGGATTTCCGGCCTCTACGCCGGCTCGGCTCTCTCCTCTTATGCCGAGACGGCCCGAAACCTCATCTGGGTCAGCCTTCTCTACAGCCTGTCGGCGCGGTCGGACGAGCGGCAGCATGGCGCTCGACTGGTCTACGCCGCCGTCGCCGCCGTGTTCGGCTTCCAGTGCGTTGCCGATGCGCTCGTCCTCGTCACCCAGTCCCAAACGAGTTGGGAAACCGCCATCCTTCTGCGGATGACGGCGGCTGCGGGCGGGCTTGTCCTCGTTCACAACCTTTACGGCCAGGCCGCACCGACCAGCCGAACCAGTCTTCGTCCGATGATGCTCGGCCTTGCGCTGCTGTGGGCTTACGACCTCAACTTATACACCGTCTCTTACCTGAAATCGTCTCTGTCAGGCACATTGATCGAGTGGCGCGGTCTGGCTCTTGCGCTGACGTCGCCCTTGTTCGCGCTGGGCGCTCGCAATGAGGATGGGTCGCGGGTCCGGCTGTCGCGAGCCGCCACCTTCCAGTCGCTCTCCCTCCTCGCCATTTGCGCTTACTTTGCAGTCATGGCGGTTCTTGCCACCGCCACGCGCAATTCGGGCTTCGACCTTTCCGGCGCGCTTCTGATCGCCACGCTCGCCGCGCTGACGGTGGCCGGGATGGTTCTGCTACCCAGCGCCCGTGCGCGGAGCTGGGCCAAGGTGAAGATCGCCAAGCATCTGTTCGAGCATCGGTACGATTACCGGACGGAGTGGTTGCGCTTCACCGAAACGCTCGGCAGCGCCGGCCATGACGCGCCACGCATGGGCGAGCGCGTGGCACGGGCGCTGGCGGACATTTTGGAAGCTCCGGCGGCGCTGCTGCTTACCGCCGACGGGGCGGGAAATCTTGCGGGCAGCTCGTCCTGGCAGTGGGACGGTGCCACGCCGCCGCTTGCCGCCGGGCCCACCGGCGCGGGCTTCTGGGAACGGATGGAGTCCAGTGGGCGGATCGTCGAATTCGATGCACTCCGCGGCGGCTGGGCCGAGCCGCCGGAAAAGGCGCTGGCCACCCCGGCCTGGATCCTTGAAGACCGGTCGATCTGGGTCGGCGTGCCGCTGATCCACCATGGGAAACTTGCCGGTCTCGTTCTGCTCGCGGCGCCCGATTACCGGCGTCCCCTCGATTGGGAAGATTTCGATCTCCTGCGCACGGCGGGTAGACAGGCGGCAAGCTCGCTGGCCGAAGCGCATGGTCAGGAAGCCTTGTCGACGGCGCAGCGCTTCGAAGAATTCAATCGACGCTTCGCCTTCATCCTCCACGATGTGAAGAACCTCGTCAGCCAGTTGTCCCTGCTCACGCGCAACGCCGAACGCCATGCTGACAATGCGGAGTTCCGCGCCGACATGATTGCGACCCTGAAAAGCTCCGTCGGCAAGATGAACGATTTGCTTGCGCGACTGTCGCCTCAGGCCGGGCAGCGCCCCCTTCGGCCGGAACCGCAGCCGCTTGGTCCCGTGCTCACCGCCGCAATCGCCGCCAAACGGCGGGCCCACGACGTCCGCCTGCATGGCGACGGCAATGTTTGGGCACAAGTCGACGCGGCCGCGCTTGAGCAAGCGGTTGGCCACCTTCTTCAGAATGCGGTGGAGGCGAGCCCGCTCACCGAGCCTGTCAGCTTGCGTGTCACCGACCGCGGCGATGAGATTGAAGTCGCCATTACCGACAAGGGGTGCGGCATGGACGGCGACTTCATCCGCAACCGCTTGTTCAAGCCATTCGCCTCCACCAAGGCGAGCGGCTTCGGCATCGGAACGTTCGAAGCCCGCTCCCTCATCCTTGCGATGGGCGGACGGATCGCCGTCGACAGCCGCCCGGGCCAGGGCACCACCTTCGCCATTCTCCTTCCTGCCGCACCCGCAGCGGCCGAACCCGAACGGAAGATCGCATGA
- the prsR gene encoding PEP-CTERM-box response regulator transcription factor produces MTDTNLPVLLVVEDDEGLQRQLKWAYEGYRVVAAGDRQSAIEALRLYEPAVVTLDLGLPPDPDGTDEGFATLSEILRLKPDTKVIVASGHGARESALRAISLGAYDFYRKPLDIDELGLIVARAFHLHGIEAENRRHEAGGSTVLGSIISAAPEMQKVARTIERVANADVSVMLLGASGTGKELLARAVHDQSKRKNGEFVAINCAAIPENLLEAELFGYERGAFTGAVKTNPGKIEQAQGGTLFLDEVGDIPLPLQVKLLRFLQERVIERIGGRQPIAVDTRIVCATHQNLDAMTADGRFREDLYYRLAEIVVKIPALAERAGDAVLLARHFVNRFARELNSKVTGLSTDAVAAIDSHSWPGNVRELENRIKRAVIMADGKQLTADDLDLQGRAPQGEDAINLRAVRETADRRAIRQAMSRTENNISGAAKLLGISRPTLYDLLKQYQLTS; encoded by the coding sequence ATGACCGACACCAACCTCCCCGTGCTGCTCGTCGTTGAGGATGACGAGGGCCTGCAGCGTCAGCTCAAATGGGCCTACGAAGGATATCGCGTAGTGGCGGCCGGCGACCGGCAGAGCGCCATCGAGGCGCTTCGCCTTTACGAACCGGCCGTCGTGACCCTGGACCTTGGCCTCCCGCCCGATCCCGACGGCACGGATGAGGGCTTTGCGACCTTGTCGGAGATCCTTCGGCTGAAGCCCGACACCAAGGTCATTGTTGCGTCCGGGCACGGCGCCCGGGAAAGCGCGCTTAGGGCAATCTCGCTCGGCGCCTATGACTTCTACCGCAAGCCGCTCGACATCGACGAGCTCGGCCTCATCGTCGCCCGCGCCTTCCACCTCCACGGGATCGAGGCGGAGAACCGCCGGCATGAGGCCGGCGGCAGCACGGTGCTCGGCTCCATCATCAGCGCGGCGCCCGAGATGCAGAAGGTCGCGCGCACCATCGAACGCGTCGCCAACGCAGACGTCTCGGTGATGCTGCTGGGCGCCAGCGGCACCGGCAAGGAGTTGCTTGCCCGCGCCGTGCACGACCAAAGCAAGCGCAAGAACGGCGAGTTCGTCGCCATCAACTGCGCCGCCATTCCGGAAAACCTGCTGGAGGCGGAACTGTTCGGCTATGAGCGCGGCGCGTTCACCGGTGCCGTCAAGACCAACCCCGGGAAGATCGAGCAGGCACAAGGCGGCACCTTGTTCCTCGATGAGGTTGGCGACATTCCGCTGCCGCTGCAGGTCAAGCTGCTGCGCTTTCTTCAGGAGCGGGTGATCGAGCGCATCGGCGGTCGGCAGCCGATCGCGGTGGACACCCGCATCGTCTGCGCTACCCACCAGAACCTCGACGCCATGACGGCGGACGGCCGCTTCCGCGAGGACCTTTACTACCGCCTTGCGGAAATCGTGGTGAAGATCCCAGCGCTTGCCGAGCGGGCCGGCGATGCCGTCTTGCTTGCTCGCCATTTCGTGAACCGCTTCGCGCGCGAACTGAACAGCAAGGTGACCGGCCTATCCACAGATGCGGTGGCCGCGATCGACTCTCACAGCTGGCCCGGAAATGTCCGCGAGCTCGAGAATCGAATCAAGCGTGCCGTCATCATGGCCGACGGTAAGCAATTAACCGCCGACGACCTCGACCTCCAGGGACGCGCGCCGCAAGGCGAGGATGCGATCAACCTGCGTGCCGTTCGCGAGACGGCGGACCGCCGCGCGATCCGCCAGGCGATGAGCCGGACGGAGAATAACATCTCGGGCGCCGCCAAGCTTTTGGGGATCAGCCGGCCAACCCTTTACGACCTGCTGAAGCAGTATCAGCTGACAAGCTGA
- a CDS encoding serine hydrolase — protein sequence MRFFAFLGLLLAVSAQPALAVTSPALKPVEQQLRDLVRARSGDYGIAALDLTTGETLSVRGDEPFPMASTMKIAVAALYLSQVEHGRRSLDNIIQGQSARSLMASMIIKSNNAATDILLNDLGGPDTLQDWIEQHRLSGMRVDRTIARLLAAKRDLYDLRDSSTPMAMLNMLSKLDKGELLRPANKQYLLGLMAKCTTGKNRMRALLPAGTRVEHKTGTLNGLTADVGFITLPDGRRIAVAFFARNGSDRPRTIAEAAWTVYYGFQARNTFRLQAASAPVTAKPASVSYQLQR from the coding sequence ATGCGCTTTTTCGCATTTCTGGGTCTATTGCTTGCGGTGTCGGCGCAGCCGGCACTGGCTGTCACATCGCCGGCACTTAAGCCGGTTGAGCAACAGCTGAGGGATTTGGTCCGGGCGCGCTCGGGCGATTACGGCATCGCCGCCTTGGACCTGACCACCGGCGAGACGCTGAGTGTGCGCGGGGATGAGCCCTTCCCGATGGCGAGCACGATGAAGATTGCCGTCGCTGCGCTTTACCTGTCGCAGGTTGAGCATGGCCGCAGGTCTCTCGACAACATCATCCAGGGCCAGTCCGCGCGCAGCCTGATGGCGTCAATGATCATCAAGAGCAACAATGCGGCCACGGACATCCTGCTGAACGATCTCGGCGGCCCGGACACGCTTCAGGATTGGATTGAGCAGCATCGCCTCAGCGGGATGCGGGTCGACCGCACCATTGCCCGGCTGCTCGCCGCAAAGCGCGACCTATACGACCTGCGCGACTCTTCGACGCCGATGGCGATGCTCAACATGCTAAGCAAGCTCGATAAGGGTGAGCTACTGCGCCCGGCCAACAAGCAATATCTGCTCGGCCTGATGGCCAAGTGCACCACGGGCAAGAACCGGATGCGCGCCTTGCTTCCGGCGGGCACCCGGGTGGAGCACAAAACTGGTACCCTGAACGGTCTGACTGCGGACGTCGGCTTCATCACTTTGCCGGATGGGCGGAGGATTGCCGTCGCTTTCTTTGCTCGCAATGGCAGCGATCGCCCGCGCACGATCGCGGAGGCCGCCTGGACCGTTTACTACGGCTTCCAAGCGCGCAACACGTTCCGGTTACAGGCAGCGTCGGCCCCGGTGACCGCAAAGCCTGCGAGTGTCAGCTACCAGCTCCAGCGCTAA
- a CDS encoding ABC-F family ATP-binding cassette domain-containing protein translates to MAAPILSYECLGLVQGDGWLFRGLDVYVGERDRLALIGRNGAGKTTFLKCLADLIETDEGRRSIVPGTRVVLLEQDPDMSGHVTLRDWAVSGADAPAEHEVAAIADQLGGDLDRPVATASGGERRRAAIARALAQDPDVLLLDEPTNHLDLGAIEWLEDWLKRFKGAFIVISHDRTFLTRLTRSCIWLDRGDLRRAEIGFGGFEAWTEQVYEEEARAAEKLEAKLKLELHWLQRGVTARRRRNQGRLAKLNEMRAQRAAMIGGPGTAKLGLARDDVRTKTVIDAENVSKVFGERTIIRDFTLRIQRGDRIGLVGPNGAGKTTLLKLLTGEIAPDSGRVTLAKTLSGIVIDQQRKLMEPGKKVRDVLADGGDWITVRGEKKHIKGYLKEFLFNPEMTETPIGSLSGGERSRLLLAREFAREANLLVLDEPTNDLDLETLDLLQEVIADYEGTVLIVSHDRDFLDRTVTVTLGLDGSGKVDIVAGGYEDWLRRRGSSSSKVGPQGGAQAALRSSDERKAPASALGPRPSPGNKLSYKDQRDLDRLPGEIERIEREIAATEQALADPDLYTRDFQRFSDLTARSAKLRSEKDEAEERWLEVAEMAETLSAGAGS, encoded by the coding sequence ATGGCGGCTCCGATCCTCTCCTATGAATGCCTTGGCCTGGTCCAAGGCGACGGCTGGCTGTTCCGCGGCCTCGACGTTTACGTCGGCGAGCGGGACCGGCTGGCGCTGATCGGTCGCAACGGGGCGGGCAAAACGACCTTTCTGAAATGCCTGGCCGACCTCATCGAGACCGATGAAGGGCGGCGGAGCATCGTTCCGGGCACGCGGGTGGTGCTGCTGGAGCAGGATCCCGACATGTCGGGCCATGTCACCTTGCGCGATTGGGCCGTAAGCGGTGCCGATGCGCCGGCGGAGCATGAAGTCGCGGCCATCGCCGATCAGCTCGGCGGCGACCTCGACCGGCCGGTGGCGACGGCGAGCGGCGGTGAGCGGCGCCGGGCGGCGATCGCACGGGCGCTTGCGCAGGATCCCGACGTGCTGCTGCTCGACGAGCCGACCAACCATCTCGATCTTGGCGCCATCGAATGGCTCGAGGATTGGCTGAAACGCTTCAAGGGCGCGTTCATCGTCATCAGCCATGACCGCACTTTCCTGACCCGCCTGACGCGCAGCTGCATCTGGCTCGACCGTGGCGACCTTCGCCGGGCGGAGATCGGGTTCGGCGGGTTTGAGGCCTGGACCGAGCAGGTCTATGAGGAAGAGGCGCGCGCCGCCGAGAAGCTGGAGGCCAAGCTGAAGCTGGAGCTGCACTGGTTGCAGCGCGGCGTGACGGCGAGGCGCCGGCGGAACCAGGGACGGCTCGCCAAGCTCAACGAGATGCGGGCGCAGCGTGCGGCAATGATCGGCGGGCCGGGGACAGCGAAGCTCGGGCTGGCGCGGGACGATGTCCGGACGAAGACCGTGATCGACGCCGAGAATGTTTCCAAGGTGTTCGGCGAGCGGACGATCATCCGCGACTTCACTCTGCGCATCCAGCGCGGCGACCGGATCGGCCTGGTCGGTCCGAACGGGGCGGGGAAGACGACCTTGCTCAAGCTCCTGACGGGTGAGATCGCGCCGGACAGCGGCAGGGTGACCCTCGCGAAGACGCTGTCCGGCATCGTGATCGACCAGCAGCGCAAGCTGATGGAACCGGGTAAGAAGGTTCGCGACGTGCTTGCGGACGGCGGCGACTGGATCACCGTTCGCGGCGAGAAGAAGCATATCAAGGGGTACCTCAAGGAGTTTCTGTTCAACCCGGAGATGACCGAAACGCCGATTGGGTCGTTGTCAGGCGGGGAGCGGTCGCGGCTGCTGCTGGCGCGAGAGTTCGCCCGGGAAGCGAACCTGCTGGTGCTGGACGAGCCCACAAACGATCTCGACCTCGAGACGCTCGACCTCTTGCAGGAGGTGATCGCCGATTACGAGGGCACGGTGCTGATCGTCAGCCACGATCGCGATTTCCTAGATCGGACGGTGACAGTGACTCTGGGGCTGGACGGATCAGGCAAGGTCGACATTGTTGCCGGCGGTTATGAGGATTGGCTCCGGCGCAGGGGCAGTTCCTCGTCGAAGGTCGGGCCTCAGGGCGGTGCGCAAGCGGCGCTCCGATCGTCTGATGAAAGAAAAGCGCCTGCCAGCGCGCTTGGACCTCGGCCTTCGCCTGGTAACAAGTTGTCGTACAAGGACCAGCGCGATCTGGATCGGCTTCCTGGGGAGATCGAGCGGATCGAGCGGGAGATTGCCGCGACCGAGCAGGCGCTGGCTGACCCTGATCTCTACACGCGCGATTTCCAGCGGTTCAGTGATCTGACCGCCCGGTCTGCGAAGCTGCGGTCCGAAAAGGACGAAGCGGAAGAGCGATGGCTCGAAGTGGCCGAAATGGCCGAAACGCTTAGCGCTGGAGCTGGTAGCTGA
- a CDS encoding PepSY domain-containing protein, producing the protein MRPFRTLLTAVLAAGLLTTPALAQRKREQDRAFEGARRGRVLPLPELRERVMPMVGRDATPLSPEISGRTYRMKFMRGGRVIWVDVDADTGRVIRRSE; encoded by the coding sequence ATGCGCCCGTTTCGTACCCTTCTCACCGCGGTTCTTGCCGCAGGTCTGCTCACCACGCCGGCGCTTGCGCAGCGAAAGCGGGAGCAGGATCGTGCCTTTGAAGGCGCACGTCGCGGCCGAGTCCTGCCGCTTCCCGAGCTTCGCGAGCGCGTCATGCCCATGGTCGGCCGCGACGCGACTCCGCTCAGCCCCGAAATCAGCGGCCGCACCTACCGCATGAAGTTCATGCGCGGCGGCCGGGTGATCTGGGTCGACGTCGACGCGGATACCGGCCGCGTCATCCGCCGTTCCGAATAG
- a CDS encoding Gfo/Idh/MocA family protein, whose product MIDMDFSRRDFVASGAAALGAAALSASAEAAPRGKRRKLAPSDTVNVAIIGAGGMGNNNANNLVSQNIVALADVDFEHVARAFLDDKGQPNPERDPLKAKYDAAAKYADYRRMFDAQKDIDAVVIATPDHHHAAAAKMAMERGLHVYVQKPMAYSVHEGRLLLDLARKNPKLVTQMGNQGHSGDDGRRVVELIRGGVIGRVREVHVWTNRPVWPQGIAKPDPVDTPASLDWDMWLGPASVDWGYNPDYGHFNWRGWVPFGVGALGDMGAHLIDFPVWALEPGLPTRIESRHSRWGGDTNPWDRAGPEVLTSYPLASVTHYEFANAPGGPVTMIWYDGGLMPPTPKGIPSSRLDPGGGVMFVGETGYLIHETYGENPILFGEGVADKAAAIPVSLPRISGGIGGHEMNWIRAIRGEEGISNPFEMAVPLNETMVLGMVAMKADQPIAYDGRAVAVTNVLGANQYLTREYRKGWEL is encoded by the coding sequence ATGATCGATATGGACTTCAGCCGACGCGACTTCGTGGCTTCCGGGGCTGCAGCGCTTGGCGCCGCCGCATTGTCGGCATCGGCCGAAGCGGCGCCGCGCGGCAAGCGAAGAAAGCTGGCGCCGAGCGACACGGTGAACGTCGCCATCATCGGCGCCGGCGGGATGGGCAACAACAATGCCAATAATCTCGTCAGCCAGAATATCGTGGCGCTTGCCGACGTTGATTTCGAACATGTCGCCAGGGCTTTCCTGGACGACAAGGGACAGCCGAATCCTGAGCGGGACCCACTGAAGGCCAAGTATGACGCGGCAGCGAAATATGCGGACTATCGCCGCATGTTCGATGCCCAGAAAGACATCGACGCCGTGGTCATCGCCACCCCCGACCATCACCACGCCGCCGCAGCCAAGATGGCGATGGAGCGCGGGCTCCACGTCTACGTTCAGAAGCCGATGGCCTATTCGGTCCACGAGGGGCGACTGCTGCTCGACCTCGCGCGCAAGAACCCGAAGTTGGTGACCCAAATGGGTAACCAGGGCCACTCGGGCGATGACGGGCGCCGCGTTGTGGAGCTGATCCGCGGCGGGGTGATCGGCAGGGTCCGGGAGGTCCATGTCTGGACCAACCGCCCCGTGTGGCCGCAGGGGATCGCCAAGCCGGATCCGGTGGATACGCCGGCAAGCCTCGACTGGGACATGTGGCTCGGTCCGGCGTCCGTCGATTGGGGTTACAACCCCGATTACGGCCATTTCAACTGGCGCGGCTGGGTGCCTTTCGGGGTCGGCGCGCTGGGCGACATGGGCGCGCACCTGATCGACTTCCCCGTCTGGGCGCTGGAGCCCGGCCTGCCGACTCGGATCGAAAGCCGCCATTCGCGCTGGGGCGGGGACACCAACCCGTGGGATCGTGCCGGGCCAGAGGTGCTGACCAGCTACCCGCTTGCAAGCGTCACCCATTATGAGTTCGCGAACGCGCCGGGCGGGCCGGTTACCATGATCTGGTACGACGGCGGACTGATGCCGCCGACGCCCAAGGGCATCCCTTCAAGCCGGCTCGATCCGGGCGGCGGCGTGATGTTCGTTGGGGAGACCGGCTACCTGATCCACGAGACCTATGGCGAAAACCCGATCCTGTTCGGGGAAGGCGTTGCCGACAAGGCAGCTGCGATCCCCGTCAGCCTGCCGCGCATTTCAGGCGGCATCGGCGGGCACGAGATGAACTGGATCCGCGCAATCCGCGGCGAAGAGGGCATCTCCAACCCGTTCGAAATGGCGGTGCCGCTCAATGAGACGATGGTGCTGGGGATGGTTGCCATGAAGGCCGACCAGCCGATCGCCTATGACGGCAGGGCGGTGGCAGTCACCAACGTACTCGGCGCCAACCAATATCTAACGCGTGAGTATCGGAAGGGATGGGAACTTTAG
- a CDS encoding gluconate 2-dehydrogenase subunit 3 family protein, translating into MSGPEIDRRVTLQWLAGAIAAGSVPLNGAYAAPPTTGGDWPSVTVPPVTAPGYGTDPTMLEPVVPWPKTLTAAQLDTAAALCDTILPAEGQWPAPSTIGIHHFVNEWVSAPYPDQQADRATLLAGFAWVEREARRQHGRGYAQLGEAQRGAILTAAAAADPKGKAFLDKMKFLTAGAYYTSEPGIEELGYIGNVPLEGDYPGPSAEALAHLDQVLASLNLKRKS; encoded by the coding sequence GTGAGCGGGCCTGAGATCGACCGGCGAGTGACGCTGCAATGGCTTGCGGGTGCGATCGCGGCGGGAAGCGTGCCGCTGAACGGTGCCTATGCTGCGCCGCCGACGACGGGCGGCGACTGGCCGTCCGTCACGGTGCCGCCGGTAACGGCACCGGGCTACGGCACCGATCCGACTATGCTGGAGCCGGTCGTTCCCTGGCCCAAGACGCTGACGGCGGCACAGCTGGATACGGCGGCGGCACTGTGCGACACCATCCTGCCGGCCGAGGGTCAGTGGCCGGCGCCGAGCACGATCGGTATCCACCATTTCGTCAACGAATGGGTCAGCGCCCCATATCCGGATCAGCAGGCGGACCGCGCCACCTTACTCGCCGGCTTCGCATGGGTCGAGCGTGAGGCGCGGAGGCAGCATGGCCGCGGCTATGCTCAGCTCGGCGAGGCACAGCGCGGCGCAATCCTGACCGCCGCCGCCGCAGCCGACCCCAAGGGGAAGGCCTTTCTCGACAAGATGAAGTTCCTGACGGCAGGGGCTTATTACACCAGCGAGCCCGGCATTGAGGAGCTCGGCTACATCGGCAACGTGCCGCTGGAGGGTGATTACCCCGGCCCGAGCGCCGAAGCCCTTGCCCACCTCGACCAGGTCCTTGCCAGCCTGAACCTCAAGCGAAAGTCATAA